Part of the Paenibacillus sp. FSL R7-0273 genome is shown below.
GGAAGAAGCTGATCCTAAGGCATATATGTTCAAGTCTGGCTTGTATAAAAGGACCGGAGGTACTGGTAAGAATAAAGAAAGGGGCTTGAACTCAAGCCCCTTTCTTTGCCGCTAATTCTAGCGACGAATTTCTTTAATTCTTGCTGCTTTACCGCGAAGTTCACGCAGATAGTACAGTTTCGCACGGCGAACTTTACCACGACGGGCAACTTCAAGTTTCTCGATCTTAGGCGAGTTGATTGGGAAAGTTCTTTCCACACCAACACCGTAAGAGATTTTACGAACTGTAAAAGTCTCACTGATTCCACCGCCGCGGCGTTTGATTACAACGCCTTCGAACAACTGGATCCGTTCACGAGTTCCTTCGATAACTTTTACGTGCACCTTCAAAGTATCACCTGGACGAAAACTAGGGATATCTTTACGAAGTTGCTCTTGAGTAATAGCTTGTAGGATATTCATTTAGGACTTCCTCCTTCCGTACAGGTGTTCTTGCCTCTTCCGGAGAGTCTCATTGCTCTCCCTCATTATCCGCAGAGGACCACCGTATTCCACACAACAGAAATAATAATATCACAAAACATGGGCAAGTGCAATATAAATATTGTTAGTTTAGAGCGGCAGCATATCCCGCTTCTTGGCCTTCATTTTGCAGTCCTTGCACAGTCCCACTACACTTCCATTATCCTGGGCATAAAAAATCAGCTTGCCGTTCTTTTTCTTACAAGAAGAGCAAGGCTGCTCTACCGCGCTTTGCTTCGCTTTGCGGTGTCTGTCCATGGATATGACATTGCTGGCCGCCCCCTCCTTCGGGGCCTCCGGCTTGCTGCTGTGGCTCCGGGACCTTAAAGAAACAGCAACAATAACAAGCAACACTACAAATAAGGCTGCATATAGCATTCGCTCATCCGCTCCCTTAACCTTTGCTGATTGCGTAACCGGCGATCTTCCTGCCGGCAAGCTCCGCTGCACTTGACAGATTTTCTTTAAAATATTTTATCATAAAAAAAGTTTAAATTACAGCAGGTTTCCCGGCCCCCGACTTTAGTCCAGTGAACAACCCGCCTCCGGCCCGTTCTTCAATTATTTACCATAATATATACTATTGATTATACATAAGCAAATTAGAAATCTTTACTTGGAGGGTTAACCATTGAGAAAAAAACATAACACAGCAATTGTTGCGGCTGTTGCCGTATTCTCACTCATTCTGCTTGCTGGCTGCGGAGATCTTCCGGGCAAGGAAGCCGCTGACCGGCAGCTTGAAGAAAGCTTGACCGGAAGCAACGGCTCCGGCTTTATCGAGTCAATCAGTCTGGATATAGGCGAGGCTGCAGAGGATATCAGCAAAGGGATAACAGAAGCAACAGAGGTCGTGCAGGAAGCCGTCAAGGAGACTGCTGGCCAGGTAGCAGATCAAATAGAAGAGAACAGTCTGCAGCAGGAGCTTACAACCTCTCTTCCGGCAGAAGGCTCGACCAAAATCTATCTCGATAACGCAGTGGGCCGGGTCGAGCTTTTCTCCGGACAGGGAGACGATCTTAATGTATCTGCAACGATAATTGCCCATAATCCGCTTACCGTTAATACCGACCGGAAGATCATCGAAAACGCCGAGGTTTCCATTGAGAAGGAGGGCAGCAGGCTGACTGTCTCCACCCACTCCAAGGAAAACCAGGAGAAAGACCTATGGACATGGGCTCAAAAGAAATACGGGCATTCTGATTTCAGCATCAATTATGTAATTGAGATTCCTGCCGGAATCACAGCCTATGACATTACCAGCAACGTCGGCTCTATAGAGTTAAACGGCCTTGAAGGCAGCTTCGATGTAACCAGTGATGTCGGTACCATTACACTGAAGGAAGCAGTGATCACCGGTAAATCGAAGCTTCAGACCGATACAGGAAGCATTGAGCTCGGGCTTGAAGGAATGGAGACTGGCAGCAGCCTGAAGGCCAGCAGCGCAATTGGTGCTATTAAAGCCCATCTCGCTAGCAGTCTTAATTGCACAGTAAAAGCCTCCAGTGAGCTGGGCGGCATTAGCGGAGTAGCAGACGGCAAACAGGATTACAACGAAGGCGGACCGCTGCTTTCGCTTTCCACCGAGATCGGCGCCATATCAGTCATACAATAGTCATCTAACGAATAAAAAACGGACTGCCCGGAGATATCCGGACAGTCCGTTTTTGCTGTCAGATCAGGGCAATAGCCAGCAGTGTGAACAGACTTAACGTTAAAATTTCACTGCCGTAGCCGTAATATCCGCCATATACGCTGCCGGGATAAAAAGCCGATGTTTTCATCCGTCCGTTGCCCTTGGTTTTCAAATATACATTATTCCGGTCGACGTCGACAATAATCCCTTCATGCTTCTTTCCATCGCTGGTCATTATCCGTACCCTTTTGTTTTTGCAATGCAGACAGTTGTAATAAGCTTCCACCAGATACCCCTCCTCATTCGTTTGCTGTAGTTTATGAGGGGCGTGATATCGCGGCAACGGCAGGGGTACAGGTATACGTCTGCGGCTGCATTATTTTTTTATTTCAACGACATTGTGAATTTATTGTGAAATAAAGTACTTGTGAACAAAGTGTGTCTTTTTCGCCAGGAAAGGTTTATAATGGTTATAAATAGTAAAACGCTTTCGGACTCGTACATCTACTATTACAACTACTATGAGGAGGCAGGAATCATGAGCGCAGCAAGCAGAAAATTTATGAATGAAGGGGTCCTCCGGATCGCCATTTTCATCATGTTCGCGTCCCTCACCTATAGCGTGCGCAATTACACCTGGGCTATCGTAGCCCTGCTGGCAGTTGGAACCTATTCACTGGTTACCGGAATTGTTCAGCTGAAACGCAGCCGGAGTACTATAGAGTAGCCGGACATTTAACACAGCAAAAACCGCTTCCTCAGGAGTAGTCCTCCTGCAGAAAGCGGTTTTTTTATCGGAGTAACAGGATTTGAACCTGCGGCCTCACCCACCCCAAGGGTGCGCGCTACCAGGCTGCGCTATACCCCGGCAACAAAGTATTTCTTATATATATGTATACTTTAGTAAAAGCTTTCATTCTAGGAAAAACAGCACACTCAAAAAAAAAATTTCACTTCTGCCCTGCATCATTCCAAACTCTTTTTACCAGCATTTTATTTAAAACTATTCTTTAATTTTTATAGATTTTCCTAAACTGCTATGCTATACTCTTGTCACAAGGAAAGGAGGTGCGTTCACATCAATCATGATATGCTGAACGTATCCCTTACCCGGACCAACGGCTGATAGTGTTAGCCTTGGTGGCGCGGGATACGGATCACAGCTTTACAAAGCGCCTCGGGTAGAGAGACCGTCTTCGGACGGTCTTTTTTATGTTATCTGGATCCTGAAGCTGGCGGCATGACCTCACAAAAAAGCTTTAAAGCTACACCCGGCAGGGAACAGCTTTAAAGCTTTTGTGCTAATCACTGACTTATTGAATCCGTTACCGGATCATTCATATGGAGAATTTGGATTTACGGTTTGTGTAGAACTCAATAATATCATTAACGGTACGGAGCGGCTCCGCTTCTTTGTGGACAGTGTCCACGTCTGGCTTGAGTGGTTCATGCGTATTCGTAGTCACTTGTGTTCATTCCTTTCGATAGTTAAGCTGCTTCTAATAGAGTAATATTATTTCGGCACCTTTATTCATTACCCTAAAATAAGGATACTAACGCACATTTGCTCGTATTTCTTTGTGAAGCTTCTGTGTCTCTTGTGTCTGCTCTCGCAGCGCCTGTATTTGATCCGCTGAGATTTATATAACCATTTGGACATAACAAAAAACGCCTCCTCAACGTAATATACGCTGAACAGACGTTAAATATGACTACTATTACTAAAAATATACTTAAGCCTGCTCCTGCCGTTGCCGTTTCAGTTCCTCCAGCGCCTTCATATCCTTCGCCGTTAGCTCAGCCGTCTCCAGCAGATCAGGTCTGCGTTCCAGGGTGCGCTGCAGAGCCTGCTCGCGCCGCCACAGCTCGATATTCGCATGATGGCCGCTCAGCAGCATATCGGGCACCTTCCAGCCGCGGAATTCCGCAGGGCGCGTGTAATGCGGGTATTCCAGAAGACCCGTGCTGAAGGAATCGGTTATGGCTGAGGTCTCATTGCCAAGCGCACCCGGCTGCAGACGCACTACAGAATCAATCACCGTCAGGGCCGGCAATTCTCCGCCTGTCAGTACATAATCCCCAATCGACAGCTCATCGGTCACCAGATGCTCTCTGATACGCTCGTCATAACCCTCATAATGTCCGCAGATAAAGATCAGATGCTGCTCCCTGGCCAGTTCTTCAGCTATTTTCTGATTATACGTCTTGCCTTGCGGGCACATAAGGATAATCCGCGGCTTCACTGCAAGATCTGCTTCTGCAGCAGATCTATCCCCGTGTACGGACTCAGCCGTAACCGGAGGAATCCCCAGCACATGCTCTACCGCTGCAAAGATCGGATCCGGCTTCAGCACCATGCCTCCGCCTCCGCCATAGGGCGTATCATCCACTGTGTTATGCTTATTGCCGGAAAAGTCACGGAAATTGACTGCATTCAGCGATACGATTCCTTTGTCACGGGCCTTGCCCAAGATGCTTGTGCTGAATACCCCTTCACACATTTCCGGAAAAAGCGTCAGCACATCAATCCGCATCATGGCAGCAGCCCTTCCATCAGATGCACAGTGATTTTTTTGGCTGCGGTATCCACATCCAGCACTACATCATCAATGACCGGAATCAGAATGTCCTGCCCTTTGGCAGGCTTTACAACCCAGACATCATTAGCCCCCGGCTGCAGAATATCCGTGATAATGCCCAGCGGCTTGTCCAGATCCTGATCGGTATAAACTTCGCAGCCTACGATGTGATGGAAATAGTACTCGTTCTCCGGAAGCTCGACCAGATCATCCCCGGGAACCTTGAGCATGCTGCCTTTATACTTTTCAATCTGGTTGATGTTGGTATAGCCCTTAAGCTTGGCGATATACATCCCCTTATGCTCTCTTGCCGACTCCACAGTAACCTCGAATCTAGGACTGCCGTCTGCAGGAATAACCGTCATTTTTTTGCCGGGCGCAAACCTTACTTCCGGAAAATCCGTATGGGACAAAATCTTAATTTCCCCGCGGATGCCATGCGTGTTAACCAGCCTGCCTACCGTTAATTCTTCTGCCATTATATCCACTCCTTTAATGTCATTTATCTATATTTGAACAAAAAAGAGCCGGGATATACTATCCCTAGCCCCTTCTTGTGCGTATCAGTTAAGATAAAATATCTACGGTTACGCGTTTATCGCTCTTGACTGCTGCCGATGTAACTACTGTACGGAGCGCTTTGGCGATCCGACCCTGCTTGCCGATAACCTTACCGACATCATCAGGATGTACGGAGAGCTCATATACAATCAGGTGATCCTTCTCCACAGTCCGTACCGCTACATCCTCCGGATGATCCACTAAAGCCTTAGCAATTACTCCAACTAATTCTTCCATAGAGGACCCTCGCAATCAGTCATTATTTCTGTTGCTTCAGCTCATGGAACTTCTTCATCACACCTGCTTTGGAAAGCAAGTTGCGAACGGTATCAGATGCTTGTGCACCTGTCTGAAGCCATTTAAGAGCTTTTTCCTCATCGATCTTAACTACTGCCGGTTGTTCAATCGGATTATAGTAACCGATTTCCTCGATAAAACGACCGTCACGAGGGGACCGGGAATCGGAAACCACTACACGGTAGAAAGGCGCTTTATGTGCACCCATTCTTTTCAAACGAATACGTACTGCCACGAAATTCACCTCCTTAAAAAAGTATCAAAAAGTATGGGAAGAGTTTAGTGATAAACCCCTTTTCGAACCCTCCCAAACCCTCCCTTCCAAGGGAGGGCCCCAAGGGCTCTGCCCTCTGGACACCCGCTAAGTGCAACTGGCGCGGGCGTTCAGACTGGCGGGATCTTGGGATGGGGAGCAAGGATCGCTTTCCGTCCCTGGCGGGACCCGCTTAACTGATGCGGTACCGGGCGACGGGTTTAACACAAACTACTGCTTAAAAGATTAGGGTCAAAAGATTAAGAGCGAAAACCTCTTGATCATCTGATGTTGTACTATGTCTGATCTGGTAAGATCAAAACCTTAAAGATGAAACCTTAAAGATCAAAACTTTTAGATCAACGGAAAGGGAATTTCATCCCGGCCTTGCCGCCAAGACTCTTGAGCTGCTTCATGGCGTTTTTCTTACCGCCCTTGCCGCTCATTCCGCCCATCATACCGGAGAACTGCTTCATCATCTTGCGCATTTCATCGAATTGCTTGATGAGGCGGTTAACCTCGGCCACATTCGTTCCGCTGCCTGCGGCAATCCGCTTGCGGCGGTTATGGTTGATGATTTCAGGCTGGGCTTTCTCGGCTTTGGTCATGGAATGAACAATCGCCTCGACACGGCCCATCTGCTTGTCATCTACCTTCAGGTCCTTCATGCCCTTGGCCTTGTTCATGCCAGGCAGCATATCGAGAATCTGGTCGATCGGGCCAAGCTTCTTGACCTGGTCCATCTGCTCCAGGAAATCGTCGAACGTAAATTCCGCATTACGCATCTTACGTTCCATTTCCTTCGCTTTCTCGGTGTCAATATTGGCCTGAGCCTTCTCGATCAGGGAGAGCATGTCACCCATACCAAGGATACGGGAGGCCATACGCTCCGGATGGAACGGCTCCAGCGCGTCGATCTTTTCGCCGAGAGCGGCGAATTTGATCGGGCAGCCGGTTACAGCCTTGACGGACAGCGCGGCACCACCACGGGTGTCACCGTCGAGCTTGGTCAGCACAACGCCGGTAAGCTCAAGCTGCTTGTTAAAGCTCTCTGCTACGTTTACGGCATCCTGACCGGTCATAGCATCGACTACAAGCAATACTTCATCAGGATTCACTGTACTGTGGATCTGCTTCAGCTCATCCATCAGCGCTTCATCAATATGCAGACGGCCTGCGGTATCGATGATCACATAATCCAGATTATTATCCTTCGCATGCTGGATAGCCTGTCTGGCAATCTCTACCGGACTGACCTGGTCGCCGAGTGCGAATACCGGAACTTTAATCTGTTCACCCAGGATTTGCAGCTGCTTGATCGCTGCCGGGCGGTAAATATCGCCTGCTACGAGCAGCGGGCGGTGATTGCCCTTCTGCAGCAGCTTGGCCAGCTTGCCTGAGGTTGTCGTCTTACCGGCCCCCTGCAGACCTGCCATCATAATTACAGTCGGCGGCTTGTTAGCCTTAGCGAGCTTCGCCTGGCTTCCGCCCATCAGCTCGGTCAGTTCCTTGTTAACGATGTCGATGATAACCATGCCGGGAGTAAAGCTGTCCATCACTTCCTTGCCGACTGACTTCTCCTTCACCTTGGACACGAAGTCCTTGACGACCTTGAAGTTAACATCGGCTTCGAGAAGCGCCAGACGCACTTCGCGCATGGCTTCGTTTACGTCATCCTCGGATACCTTCCCTTTGCCGCGCAGCTTGCTGAACACATTCTGCAATCTTCCGGTTAACCCTTCAAATGCCATAGGCGGCTTGCTCCCTTCATGCTACTCTAACCTCTGCAAACGATCCACAAGCTCTGTGAACCGCTGTTTATATTGCTCAGGCAGCATCCCATTATCAGGCAGTCTGCGCAGTTCTTCTAAATAACGGTTGCGGTCGTCATGCTTAGCCAGCAGGCCAAGCTTCTCTTCATAATTCTCCAGCACCTGCTCGGCACGCTTGATATGCTCGTACACGGCCTGGCGGCTGATTTCAAATTCCGCAGCAATCTCTCCCAGGGAGAAATCATCGTGGAAATAATATTTCAGAAACGTTTGCTGTTTATCAGTAAGCAGCCGTTCATAGAATGCGAATAACAGGTTAATCCGGTTCGTCTTCTCGAGCCTATTCTCCTGACTCATCAAGGGCACTCCCTTCGTCAAGGAAAAACACTTTACAGCTTCACAACGTCCCTTATGATACCGAAAACAAAGAAAGATGTCAAGCTTTTTTGCTTGTCATCTTTTTTTGTATGCAAAATGCATCAGTTGCCTGTTATTTTACAGCTTTTAACGGATCGGCAGCAGGTAGATCAGAACGGCGAAGAAGTGTGTCACGCTGCCGGCCAGCACGAAAATATGCCAGACCGCATGGTGGAACGGAAACCCTCTCCATACATAAAAGATCGTTCCCAGCGTGTACAGGATACCGCCAGTCATCAGCAGTGCCATTCCGCCGCCGGCAACAGCCGCTGACAGCGGGTTCCAGGCGATTACGATCAGCCAGCCCATGGCGATGTAGAAGATCGTCGACATGAACAGGAACTTTTTGACGAAAAAGGCCTTGAAGGCTACACCGAACAACGCTACGCCCCAGACGATACCGAACAGGCTCCAGCCCAGCGGTCCGCGGATCGCAACTAGCAGGAACGGCGTATAGGTTCCGGCAATGAACAGATAGATGGAGGAATGATCGAAGAACTCAAACAGGTCCTTCGCTTTGCCCTCCCGCAGACTATGCACCAGAGTTGAGTTGAGGTACAGCAGCAGCATCGTTGTTCCATAGATCGAGAAGCTGACCACATGCCAGGCCGTTCCTTCCAGGCTGGCATAAACAACGAGCAGAACAAGCGCAGCTACACTCAGCACCGTACCGATACCGTGCGTAATTGCATTTGCTATCTCTTCTCTGCGGCTGTACGTATAAGTATTTGCCATAACAAAATCCTTCCGTGTGCGGTTTTCTTCTATTATATCCTGTTAAGGGCTCTCATTCCAGCCTGCCGGGCACACCCGGCAGCTGAAACACTACAGATTATAGAGCTCTTTATATTTCGTTTCCAGGTAATCAGCCAGATAATCCGGGTTCAGCGGCTCACCGGTTACCTGCTCAATAATTTGCGACGGGGTCAGGCTTTTGCCGAAGCGGTAGATTTTATCGGTCAGCCATTCCTTGATTGGAATCAGATTGCCTTCAGCGATCAGGCTGTCGAATTCAGGCAGCTCTTTGCGGAGCGTATTCAGCATTTGGGCGGCGTACATATTTCCCAGTGAGTATGAGGCAAAATAGCCAAAATCCCCTCCGGACCAGTGCACATCCTGCAGTACACCCAGCGCATCGGACGGCGGAGTAATGCCCAGATATTCCTGATACTTGGCGTTCCAGGTCTTAGGCAGATCTTTAACCTCCAGCCCTTCATTAAAAATCAGCTTCTCGATCTCATAGCGGATGATGATATGCAGATTATAGGTCAGCTCGTCCGCTTCAATCCGGATAAAGGAGTTCGCAACGCTGTTGACCGCACGGTAGAAGTGCTCCACTTCAATATCAGTGAGCTGTTCCGGGAAATGCTGCTGCAGATCGCCGTAATAACGCTGCCAGAAGGCGCGGCTGCGCCCGATCATATTTTCCCAAAGTCTGGACTGGGATTCATGGATACCCATGGAGGTGCCCCCGGACAGCGGTGTTCCCACCAGATCCTTGCTGATATTCTGCTCATAGAGGGCGTGTCCGCCTTCATGCAGGGAGCTGAAAATCGCACTGGTCACGTTATCCAGCAGATAATTGGTCGTAATGCGCACATCCCCAGGGTTGAGCCCGGTAGCGAACGGATGCACACTCTCGTCAAGCCGCCCTGCATCAAAGTCATAGCCCATCTGCTCCAGAATGAACAGGCCGAACTTCTCCTGCTGCTCTTTTGCAAAAATCTGGCTGAGGAACTCCTTATCCGGCTTATCAGGGGAAGCACTGATGGCCTCCACCAGCGGAACAAGGCGGCTGCGCAGACGGTCGAACAGCTCGTCCACTTTGGCAACGGTCAGATCCGGCTCATACATATCCAGCAGCGTATCATACCGGGTATCCTTCACACCCCAGTAATCAATGAACTCCTGCTTAAAGGCGACGATCTTGCTTAAGAAGGGCTCAAAGGAGGCAAAATCATCATTAGCTTTGGCTTCCTCCCAGATGCTTTGGGAACGGGCGGCCAGCGCGGCGTATTCCTCAAAGGTTTTGGACGGAATGCTCTTGCTGCGCTCGTACTCCTTGCGGCAATCCTTGACGATTTTATTCTGGACATCGCTCAGTTGTGAGGCTACATCCGGAGTGCTGAAGAAGGCTGTAAACCCGCCCATC
Proteins encoded:
- a CDS encoding putative DNA-binding protein — encoded protein: MSQENRLEKTNRINLLFAFYERLLTDKQQTFLKYYFHDDFSLGEIAAEFEISRQAVYEHIKRAEQVLENYEEKLGLLAKHDDRNRYLEELRRLPDNGMLPEQYKQRFTELVDRLQRLE
- the ffh gene encoding signal recognition particle protein, which gives rise to MAFEGLTGRLQNVFSKLRGKGKVSEDDVNEAMREVRLALLEADVNFKVVKDFVSKVKEKSVGKEVMDSFTPGMVIIDIVNKELTELMGGSQAKLAKANKPPTVIMMAGLQGAGKTTTSGKLAKLLQKGNHRPLLVAGDIYRPAAIKQLQILGEQIKVPVFALGDQVSPVEIARQAIQHAKDNNLDYVIIDTAGRLHIDEALMDELKQIHSTVNPDEVLLVVDAMTGQDAVNVAESFNKQLELTGVVLTKLDGDTRGGAALSVKAVTGCPIKFAALGEKIDALEPFHPERMASRILGMGDMLSLIEKAQANIDTEKAKEMERKMRNAEFTFDDFLEQMDQVKKLGPIDQILDMLPGMNKAKGMKDLKVDDKQMGRVEAIVHSMTKAEKAQPEIINHNRRKRIAAGSGTNVAEVNRLIKQFDEMRKMMKQFSGMMGGMSGKGGKKNAMKQLKSLGGKAGMKFPFR
- the rpsP gene encoding 30S ribosomal protein S16 — translated: MAVRIRLKRMGAHKAPFYRVVVSDSRSPRDGRFIEEIGYYNPIEQPAVVKIDEEKALKWLQTGAQASDTVRNLLSKAGVMKKFHELKQQK
- the trmD gene encoding tRNA (guanosine(37)-N1)-methyltransferase TrmD; translation: MRIDVLTLFPEMCEGVFSTSILGKARDKGIVSLNAVNFRDFSGNKHNTVDDTPYGGGGGMVLKPDPIFAAVEHVLGIPPVTAESVHGDRSAAEADLAVKPRIILMCPQGKTYNQKIAEELAREQHLIFICGHYEGYDERIREHLVTDELSIGDYVLTGGELPALTVIDSVVRLQPGALGNETSAITDSFSTGLLEYPHYTRPAEFRGWKVPDMLLSGHHANIELWRREQALQRTLERRPDLLETAELTAKDMKALEELKRQRQEQA
- a CDS encoding carboxypeptidase M32, coding for MEQAVQDKWESFQELLSKISSYSEAIGLLHWDLQTGAPRKGIEVRSGTIGMLTGELFRLETSEEMGGFTAFFSTPDVASQLSDVQNKIVKDCRKEYERSKSIPSKTFEEYAALAARSQSIWEEAKANDDFASFEPFLSKIVAFKQEFIDYWGVKDTRYDTLLDMYEPDLTVAKVDELFDRLRSRLVPLVEAISASPDKPDKEFLSQIFAKEQQEKFGLFILEQMGYDFDAGRLDESVHPFATGLNPGDVRITTNYLLDNVTSAIFSSLHEGGHALYEQNISKDLVGTPLSGGTSMGIHESQSRLWENMIGRSRAFWQRYYGDLQQHFPEQLTDIEVEHFYRAVNSVANSFIRIEADELTYNLHIIIRYEIEKLIFNEGLEVKDLPKTWNAKYQEYLGITPPSDALGVLQDVHWSGGDFGYFASYSLGNMYAAQMLNTLRKELPEFDSLIAEGNLIPIKEWLTDKIYRFGKSLTPSQIIEQVTGEPLNPDYLADYLETKYKELYNL
- the rplS gene encoding 50S ribosomal protein L19 → MNILQAITQEQLRKDIPSFRPGDTLKVHVKVIEGTRERIQLFEGVVIKRRGGGISETFTVRKISYGVGVERTFPINSPKIEKLEVARRGKVRRAKLYYLRELRGKAARIKEIRR
- the trhA gene encoding PAQR family membrane homeostasis protein TrhA codes for the protein MANTYTYSRREEIANAITHGIGTVLSVAALVLLVVYASLEGTAWHVVSFSIYGTTMLLLYLNSTLVHSLREGKAKDLFEFFDHSSIYLFIAGTYTPFLLVAIRGPLGWSLFGIVWGVALFGVAFKAFFVKKFLFMSTIFYIAMGWLIVIAWNPLSAAVAGGGMALLMTGGILYTLGTIFYVWRGFPFHHAVWHIFVLAGSVTHFFAVLIYLLPIR
- a CDS encoding DUF4097 family beta strand repeat-containing protein — its product is MRKKHNTAIVAAVAVFSLILLAGCGDLPGKEAADRQLEESLTGSNGSGFIESISLDIGEAAEDISKGITEATEVVQEAVKETAGQVADQIEENSLQQELTTSLPAEGSTKIYLDNAVGRVELFSGQGDDLNVSATIIAHNPLTVNTDRKIIENAEVSIEKEGSRLTVSTHSKENQEKDLWTWAQKKYGHSDFSINYVIEIPAGITAYDITSNVGSIELNGLEGSFDVTSDVGTITLKEAVITGKSKLQTDTGSIELGLEGMETGSSLKASSAIGAIKAHLASSLNCTVKASSELGGISGVADGKQDYNEGGPLLSLSTEIGAISVIQ
- the rimM gene encoding ribosome maturation factor RimM (Essential for efficient processing of 16S rRNA) → MAEELTVGRLVNTHGIRGEIKILSHTDFPEVRFAPGKKMTVIPADGSPRFEVTVESAREHKGMYIAKLKGYTNINQIEKYKGSMLKVPGDDLVELPENEYYFHHIVGCEVYTDQDLDKPLGIITDILQPGANDVWVVKPAKGQDILIPVIDDVVLDVDTAAKKITVHLMEGLLP
- a CDS encoding KH domain-containing protein produces the protein MEELVGVIAKALVDHPEDVAVRTVEKDHLIVYELSVHPDDVGKVIGKQGRIAKALRTVVTSAAVKSDKRVTVDILS